One genomic window of Arvicola amphibius chromosome 4, mArvAmp1.2, whole genome shotgun sequence includes the following:
- the Csnk1d gene encoding casein kinase I isoform X2, translating into MELRVGNRYRLGRKIGSGSFGDIYLGTDIAAGEEVAIKLECVKTKHPQLHIESKIYKMMQGGVGIPTIRWCGAEGDYNVMVMELLGPSLEDLFNFCSRKFSLKTVLLLADQMISRIEYIHSKNFIHRDVKPDNFLMGLGKKGNLVYIIDFGLAKKYRDARTHQHIPYRENKNLTGTARYASINTHLGIEQSRRDDLESLGYVLMYFNLGSLPWQGLKAATKRQKYERISEKKMSTPIEVLCKGYPSEFATYLNFCRSLRFDDKPDYSYLRQLFRNLFHRQGFSYDYVFDWNMLKFGASRAADDAERERRDREERLRHSRNPATRGLPSTASGRLRGTQEVAPPTPLTPTSHTANTSPRPVSGMERERKVSMRLHRGAPVNVSSSDLTGRQDTSRMSTSQNSIPFEHHGK; encoded by the exons ATGGAGCTGAGGGTCGGGAACAGGTACCGGCTGGGCCGCAAGATCGGCAGCGGCTCCTTCGGAGACATCTATCTCG GTACGGATATTGCTGCAGGAGAAGAAGTTGCCATCAAGCTTGAATGTGTCAAAACCAAACATCCTCAGCTCCACATTGAGAGCAAGATCTACAAAATGATGCAGGGAGGAG TGGGCATCCCCACCATCAGATGGTGTGGGGCTGAGGGGGACTACAATGTCATGGTGATGGAGCTACTGGGACCGAGCCTAGAAGACCTCTTCAACTTCTGTTCAAGGAAGTTTAGTCTGAAAACTGTCCTGTTGCTTGCTGACCAAATG aTAAGTCGTATTGAGTACATTCATTCGAAGAATTTCATTCATCGAGATGTGAAGCCAGATAACTTCCTCATggggctgggaaagaaaggcaacctggtctacatcatTGACTTTGGTCTGGCCAAGAAGTACCGGGATGCCCGCACCCACCAGCATATCCCCTATCGAGAGAACAAGAACCTCACAGGGACAGCACGCTATGCCTCCATCAACACACATCTTGGCATTG aaCAATCTCGAAGGGATGACTTGGAGTCTCTGGGGTACGTGCTGATGTACTTCAACCTGGGCTCTCTCCCCTGGCAGGGGCTGAAGGCCGCCACCAAGAGGCAGAAGTACGAGAGGATCAGTGAGAAGAAGATGTCCACCCCCATCGAAGTGCTGTGCAAGGGCTATCCTT ctgaattTGCCACGTACCTGAATTTCTGCCGTTCCTTACGTTTTGATGACAAACCTGATTACTCCTACCTGAGACAGCTCTTCAGAAATCTGTTCCATCGCCAGGGCTTCTCCTACGACTATGTGTTCGACTGGAACATGCTCAAATTT GGTGCCAGCCGAGCTGCAGACGATGCTGAGCGGGAACGCCGGGACCGAGAGGAGCGCTTAAGACACTCCCGGAATCCAGCCACCCGTGGCCTCCCTTCTACAGCTTCCGGCCGTCTGCGGGGAACCCAGGAAGTGGCTCCCCCAACGCCCCTTACCCCTACCTCACACACGG ccaacacctctcctagGCCCGTCTCTGGCATGGAACGAGAACGGAAAGTGAGCATGCGACTGCACCGTGGGGCACCAGTCAACGTTTCCTCGTCTGATCTCACGGGCCGACAAGATACCTCTCGCATGTCCACCTCACAG AATAGCATTCCTTTCGAACACCACGGCAAGTAG
- the Csnk1d gene encoding casein kinase I isoform X1 has protein sequence MELRVGNRYRLGRKIGSGSFGDIYLGTDIAAGEEVAIKLECVKTKHPQLHIESKIYKMMQGGVGIPTIRWCGAEGDYNVMVMELLGPSLEDLFNFCSRKFSLKTVLLLADQMISRIEYIHSKNFIHRDVKPDNFLMGLGKKGNLVYIIDFGLAKKYRDARTHQHIPYRENKNLTGTARYASINTHLGIEQSRRDDLESLGYVLMYFNLGSLPWQGLKAATKRQKYERISEKKMSTPIEVLCKGYPSEFATYLNFCRSLRFDDKPDYSYLRQLFRNLFHRQGFSYDYVFDWNMLKFGASRAADDAERERRDREERLRHSRNPATRGLPSTASGRLRGTQEVAPPTPLTPTSHTANTSPRPVSGMERERKVSMRLHRGAPVNVSSSDLTGRQDTSRMSTSQIPGRVASSGLQSVVHR, from the exons ATGGAGCTGAGGGTCGGGAACAGGTACCGGCTGGGCCGCAAGATCGGCAGCGGCTCCTTCGGAGACATCTATCTCG GTACGGATATTGCTGCAGGAGAAGAAGTTGCCATCAAGCTTGAATGTGTCAAAACCAAACATCCTCAGCTCCACATTGAGAGCAAGATCTACAAAATGATGCAGGGAGGAG TGGGCATCCCCACCATCAGATGGTGTGGGGCTGAGGGGGACTACAATGTCATGGTGATGGAGCTACTGGGACCGAGCCTAGAAGACCTCTTCAACTTCTGTTCAAGGAAGTTTAGTCTGAAAACTGTCCTGTTGCTTGCTGACCAAATG aTAAGTCGTATTGAGTACATTCATTCGAAGAATTTCATTCATCGAGATGTGAAGCCAGATAACTTCCTCATggggctgggaaagaaaggcaacctggtctacatcatTGACTTTGGTCTGGCCAAGAAGTACCGGGATGCCCGCACCCACCAGCATATCCCCTATCGAGAGAACAAGAACCTCACAGGGACAGCACGCTATGCCTCCATCAACACACATCTTGGCATTG aaCAATCTCGAAGGGATGACTTGGAGTCTCTGGGGTACGTGCTGATGTACTTCAACCTGGGCTCTCTCCCCTGGCAGGGGCTGAAGGCCGCCACCAAGAGGCAGAAGTACGAGAGGATCAGTGAGAAGAAGATGTCCACCCCCATCGAAGTGCTGTGCAAGGGCTATCCTT ctgaattTGCCACGTACCTGAATTTCTGCCGTTCCTTACGTTTTGATGACAAACCTGATTACTCCTACCTGAGACAGCTCTTCAGAAATCTGTTCCATCGCCAGGGCTTCTCCTACGACTATGTGTTCGACTGGAACATGCTCAAATTT GGTGCCAGCCGAGCTGCAGACGATGCTGAGCGGGAACGCCGGGACCGAGAGGAGCGCTTAAGACACTCCCGGAATCCAGCCACCCGTGGCCTCCCTTCTACAGCTTCCGGCCGTCTGCGGGGAACCCAGGAAGTGGCTCCCCCAACGCCCCTTACCCCTACCTCACACACGG ccaacacctctcctagGCCCGTCTCTGGCATGGAACGAGAACGGAAAGTGAGCATGCGACTGCACCGTGGGGCACCAGTCAACGTTTCCTCGTCTGATCTCACGGGCCGACAAGATACCTCTCGCATGTCCACCTCACAG ATTCCCGGTCGGGTGGCTTCCAGTGGTCTTCAGTCTGTCGTGCACCGATGA
- the Slc16a3 gene encoding monocarboxylate transporter 4 — protein MGGAVVDDGPTGIKAPDGGWGWAVLFGCFIITGFSYAFPKAVSVFFKELMHEFGIGYSDTAWISSILLAMLYGTGPLCSVCVNRFGCRPVMLVGGLFASLGMVAASFCRSIIQIYLTTGVITGLGLALNFQPSLIMLNRYFNKRRPIANGLAAAGSPVFLCALSPLGQLLQDHYGWRGGFLILGGLLLNCCVCAALMRPLVAPQASGGTESQAPQRPPKRLLDLSVFRDRGFLIYAVAASIMVLGLFVPPVFVVSYAKDLGVPDTKAAFLLTILGFIDIFARPTAGFITGLKKVRPYSVYLFSFAMFFNGFTDLTGSTASDYGGLVVFCIFFGISYGMVGALQFEVLMAIVGTHKFSSAIGLVLLLEAVAVLIGPPSGGKLLDATKVYKYVFILAGAEVLTSSLVLLLGNFFCIRKRPEVTQPEVVASEDTLHNPPVGVGVDSREVEHFLKEQPEKNGEVVHTPETSV, from the exons ATGGGAGGAGCTGTGGTGGATGATGGTCCCACTGGCATCAAGGCCCCCGatgggggctggggctgggccgTCCTCTTTGGCTGTTTCATCATCACGGGTTTCTCCTACGCCTTCCCCAAAGCGGTCAGCGTGTTTTTCAAGGAGCTCATGCATGAGTTTGGGATTGGCTATAGCGACACAGCCTGGATCTCCTCCATCCTGCTGGCTATGCTGTACGGCACAG GCCCCCTCTGCAGCGTGTGTGTGAACCGCTTTGGCTGCCGGCCTGTCATGCTTGTGGGTGGCCTCTTTGCATCCCTGGGAATGGTGGCCGCGTCCTTCTGCCGAAGCATTATCCAGATCTACCTCACCACAGGGGTCATCACag GCTTGGGTCTGGCTCTCAACTTCCAGCCTTCCCTCATCATGCTCAACCGGTACTTCAACAAACGGCGCCCTATAGCCAACGGGCTGGCCGCAGCGGGCAGCCCGGTTTTCCTCTGTGCGCTGTCTCCGCTGGGGCAGCTGCTGCAGGACCACTATGGCTGGCGGGGTGGCTTCCTCATCCTGGGGGGCCTGCTGCTCAACTGCTGCGTGTGTGCTGCGCTCATGCGGCCACTGGTGGCACCCCAGGCGAGTGGAGGGACCGAGTCCCAAGCACCCCAGCGGCCACCCAAGCGCCTTCTGGACTTGAGTGTCTTCCGAGACCGTGGCTTCCTCATCTACGCGGTGGCCGCCTCCATCATGGTGCTGGGGCTCTTCGTGCCTCCGGTGTTCGTGGTGAGCTACGCCAAGGATCTGGGTGTGCCCGACACAAAGGCCGCCTTCCTCCTTACCATCCTGGGCTTCATTGACATCTTCGCCAGGCCCACGGCTGGTTTCATCACGGGCCTCAAGAAGGTGCGGCCCTACTCTGTCTACCTCTTCAGCTTTGCCATGTTTTTTAACGGCTTCACAGACCTCACAGGCTCGACGGCCAGCGACTATGGTGGCCTGGTGGTCTTCTGCATCTTCTTTGGCATTTCGTACGGCATGGTGGGGGCTCTGCAGTTTGAGGTGCTCATGGCCATCGTCGGCACTCACAAGTTCTCCAGCGCCATTGGTCTCGTGTTGCTGTTAGAGGCCGTGGCTGTGCTCATTGGACCCCCATCAGGAG GCAAGCTGCTGGATGCAACCAAAGTTTACAAGTACGTGTTCATCCTGGCCGGGGCTGAGGTGCTCACCTCCTCCCTTGTGCTGCTGCTGGGTAACTTCTTCTGCATCAGGAAGAGGCCTGAGGTGACACAGCCTGAGGTGGTGGCCTCAGAGGACACGCTCCATAACCCCcctgtgggtgtgggggtggaCTCGAGGGAGGTGGAGCACTTCCTGAAGGAACAGCCTGAGAAAAACGGGGAGGTGGTTCACACCCCAGAAACCAGCGTGTGA